Genomic window (Pradoshia sp. D12):
CGCAGCTGGATTAATCAGTTCCTCTGCAGAAATGGCCTCCAAAGCGGGATCCGGAATTGAAATGAATTTAGATAGGATTCCTCAGCGAGAAACAGGAATGACACCTTATGAAATGATGTTATCTGAATCACAGGAGAGAATGCTGATTGTAACCAAAAAAGGACGGGAGCAAGAAATCGAAGAGCTGTTTGGAAAGTATGGCCTTGAAGCGGTCGATGTGGGCACTGTAACGGAAGATAAAATGATTCGCTTAACATATAGAGGCGAAGTGGTGGCAAATGTACCAGCAGATGCACTAGCTGAGGAGGCGCCAGTTTACTATAAACCGTCCAAAGAGCCTAATTATTTTCAAGAGTTTCAAGCGATGGAAGATGAAGTACCTGTCATCAACAACTATACAGAAACTCTGCTATCGTTATTGGCACAACCGACTATAGCGAGTAAGGAATGGGTTTATGACCAGTATGATTATATGGTACGCACGAATACGGTTGTAGGGCCAGGTTCTGATGCAGCCGTCGTTCGTATTCGCGGCACGGAAAAAGCGTTGGCGATGACAACAGACTGCAATTCCCGCTATCTCTATTTAGACCCGGAAACAGGCGGTCAAATTGCGGTGGCTGAAGCAGCACGTAATATTATTTGTTCAGGCGGTGAACCGTTGGCGATTACAGACTGTTTGAACTTCGGGAATCCGGAGAAGCCTGAAATTTTCTGGCAGCTCGAAAAAGCGGCAGATGGATTAAGTGGAGCATGTCGTGTACTAGGGACACCGGTGATTGGTGGGAATGTTTCCTTGTATAACGAAACAAATGGAGAAGCGATCTACCCGACACCGGTCGTTGGCATGGTTGGACTTGTTCATAATCTCAAGCATATCACCACTCAATCCTTCAAAGAAAAGGGAGATTTAATCTACTTAATAGGAGAAACATATGCTGAATTCGGCGGTAGTGAGCTGCAAAAATTCATGAATGATGGACGGATTTTTGGTAAAGCGCCCCATCTGAATCTTCAGGTTGAAAAAGACCGGCAGGAAAAGCTGTTGAAAGCGATTCAGGCAGGTGTAATAAAGTCAGCTCATGACCTGGCAGAAGGAGGATTATCCATAGCACTTGCAGAAGGATTGTTTGGCGCAGAAAACCTTGGTTTTGAAGTGAATTTAGAGGGGGATTTGGCCACCCGGTTGTTTGCAGAATCACAATCCCGTTTCCTTGTGACTGTATCGCCTGAACAAGTCGGACCTTTCAAAGAAATTATTCCGGAAGCGGTTCAAATAGGTATTGTAACAGATACAGAAAAATACGTTATTCATGCCGGCCAGGAAGAGACAGTTATTGATATTGAAGCAAAACAACTACTGATAGCCTGGAAGGGAGCCATACCATGCTTGCTGAAATCCGTGGACTAAATGAAGAATGTGGATTGTTTGGAATCTGGGGACATACTGAAGCATCTCAACTAACCTATTATGGTTTACACAGTCTGCAGCATCGTGGACAGGAAGGAGCGGGAATGGTCGTTACAGATGGCCAAGTATTGAAATCGCATAAAGCAGAAGGACTTGTGAATGAAGTTTTCAATCAAAAGATCATTGAGGATATGAAGGGACGGAGCGCAATCGGCCATGTTCGCTATGCGACAGCAGGAGGAGGCGGAGTGGCAAATGTTCAGCCATTTTTGTTTAATTCTCAGACTGTCGGTAGTTTTGCTCTCGCTCATAATGGAAATTTGGTAAACGCAACCCAATTAAAAAATCAGCTTGAAATAGATGGGAGCATTTTTCATACAACCTCGGATACAGAGGTCCTGGCCCACTTAATTAGGCGCTCTGGTTCAGCTTGTTTTAA
Coding sequences:
- the purL gene encoding phosphoribosylformylglycinamidine synthase subunit PurL; the protein is MSLMLEPSPTMIKEERIYATMGLTDDEFAKIEKILGHLPNYTETGLFSVMWSEHCSYKNSKPVLRKFPTTGKRVLQGPGEGAGIVDIGDGQAVVFKIESHNHPSAIEPYQGAATGVGGIIRDVFSMGARPIAMLNSLRFGELTTPRMKYLFEEIVAGIAGYGNCIGIPTVGGEIQFDPSYEGNPLVNAMCVGLINHEDIKKGQAHGVGNTVMYVGAKTGRDGIHGATFASEELTDDSDSKRPAVQVGDPFMEKLLLEACLELVKSDALVGIQDMGAAGLISSSAEMASKAGSGIEMNLDRIPQRETGMTPYEMMLSESQERMLIVTKKGREQEIEELFGKYGLEAVDVGTVTEDKMIRLTYRGEVVANVPADALAEEAPVYYKPSKEPNYFQEFQAMEDEVPVINNYTETLLSLLAQPTIASKEWVYDQYDYMVRTNTVVGPGSDAAVVRIRGTEKALAMTTDCNSRYLYLDPETGGQIAVAEAARNIICSGGEPLAITDCLNFGNPEKPEIFWQLEKAADGLSGACRVLGTPVIGGNVSLYNETNGEAIYPTPVVGMVGLVHNLKHITTQSFKEKGDLIYLIGETYAEFGGSELQKFMNDGRIFGKAPHLNLQVEKDRQEKLLKAIQAGVIKSAHDLAEGGLSIALAEGLFGAENLGFEVNLEGDLATRLFAESQSRFLVTVSPEQVGPFKEIIPEAVQIGIVTDTEKYVIHAGQEETVIDIEAKQLLIAWKGAIPCLLKSVD